Proteins from a genomic interval of Pseudomonas sp. RC10:
- a CDS encoding DUF6316 family protein produces MLSKREQDPETAVRFRSDRVSRVNGMYFFSTRENTLEGPFFTKEDAERETDAYIRRMQAGQLSSSEPPTSLNG; encoded by the coding sequence ATGTTGAGCAAGCGTGAGCAAGACCCCGAGACCGCGGTGCGTTTCCGCAGCGACCGCGTCTCCCGCGTCAACGGCATGTATTTCTTCAGTACCCGCGAAAATACCCTTGAAGGCCCCTTCTTCACCAAGGAAGACGCCGAGCGGGAAACCGACGCCTATATTCGGCGCATGCAGGCCGGGCAGCTGTCTTCGTCCGAGCCGCCAACGTCGTTGAATGGCTGA